A stretch of the Arthrobacter sp. PAMC 25486 genome encodes the following:
- a CDS encoding chorismate-binding protein: protein MADPQPLPPQRPVIIAVDGRSGAGKTTVAVELAALLRRHRSVSLFHLEDIYPGWDGLAGGVERYIETVLAPLSAGLPATWTAWDWVAKHDGASRTTELAPVVLVEGVGSSHGRAADFLDAVIWVDAPSQARKKRALDRDGDTYAPFWDIWAEQEDRLIAGNSVPAGADIVVDGTHGVAHAPEFVLDALTQLPAMENVLAPELARRRGLEFSAVRIDGLPAAEMLFHALYGGSNNAVWLDSSIAENAEPAGTASSELAATPTGNVQASRSRFSIMADDSGCFGQLASHAGGVTTVTAGQVTTHIRGPFFRWLDSVWGRKAVRAPEHYPGDFTLGWLGYLGYELKGETGGLNKVASATPPAGSPAPMPDAALLFAGRAIVLDHRENCLHVLTLAGVHLQGSSQEAENFLAAVRAAHAAALAGTALVGATPAAAAAIPGQSASNLPTATTQTAPIFTARDGERRYKDMIAAAQAQIHDGNSYEICLTTALEARTATRMDPWATYRALRKRSPAPFAAFLRLGTLSVASTSPERFLRIDSDGLMRAEPIKGTRRRAADPAVDTALKQDLATSLKDRAENVMIVDLLRNDLSRFALPHTLTVPRLCAIESYATVHQLVSTIEAQLAPGSSRAQAVAAAFPAGSMTGAPKISTMAILDGLEAGPRGIYAGAIGYFSLNAATDLSVVIRTLVLQDADDGGTYLSLGIGGAITADSEDEAEWQEIQAKAYGVLSTLGADFPV, encoded by the coding sequence GTGGCTGATCCCCAACCGCTCCCCCCGCAACGTCCGGTGATCATCGCTGTCGACGGCCGTTCCGGCGCCGGGAAAACCACCGTTGCCGTCGAGCTGGCCGCCCTGCTGCGCCGCCACCGCAGCGTTTCGCTGTTCCACCTCGAGGACATCTACCCCGGCTGGGATGGCCTGGCCGGCGGCGTGGAACGCTACATTGAGACGGTCCTGGCGCCCCTGAGCGCAGGCCTTCCTGCCACCTGGACGGCGTGGGATTGGGTGGCCAAGCACGACGGCGCCTCCCGGACCACCGAGCTGGCCCCGGTGGTCCTCGTGGAGGGGGTGGGGTCCTCCCACGGCCGGGCCGCGGACTTCCTTGATGCCGTGATTTGGGTTGATGCACCAAGCCAGGCACGCAAGAAGCGCGCGCTCGACCGCGACGGCGACACGTATGCGCCATTTTGGGACATCTGGGCTGAACAGGAAGACCGGCTCATCGCCGGCAACTCCGTCCCGGCCGGCGCCGACATTGTTGTGGACGGCACCCACGGCGTAGCCCACGCACCCGAGTTTGTCCTTGATGCCCTCACCCAACTGCCCGCCATGGAAAACGTGCTTGCCCCGGAGCTTGCCCGGCGCCGGGGACTGGAATTTTCTGCTGTCCGCATTGACGGGCTCCCAGCGGCCGAGATGTTGTTTCACGCCCTCTACGGCGGCAGCAACAACGCCGTCTGGCTGGACAGTTCCATCGCCGAAAATGCCGAACCGGCCGGAACAGCCAGCTCCGAATTGGCCGCAACCCCCACCGGAAACGTGCAGGCCTCCCGCTCAAGGTTCTCCATCATGGCCGACGATTCGGGCTGCTTTGGCCAGCTCGCCAGCCACGCGGGCGGCGTGACAACAGTGACGGCTGGACAGGTCACCACGCACATCCGTGGCCCCTTCTTCCGTTGGCTGGATTCGGTGTGGGGCCGCAAGGCCGTGCGCGCGCCCGAGCATTACCCGGGCGATTTCACACTCGGCTGGTTGGGCTACCTCGGGTACGAACTCAAAGGGGAAACCGGCGGCTTGAACAAAGTTGCAAGCGCAACGCCCCCGGCGGGCAGCCCTGCACCGATGCCAGACGCCGCACTGCTCTTTGCCGGCCGTGCCATCGTGCTGGACCACCGGGAGAACTGCCTCCATGTTCTGACCCTGGCGGGCGTCCACCTCCAGGGCTCGAGTCAGGAGGCGGAGAACTTTCTGGCGGCCGTTCGCGCAGCCCACGCCGCAGCATTGGCCGGCACGGCATTAGTGGGCGCAACCCCTGCCGCCGCAGCAGCGATACCCGGCCAATCGGCGTCGAACTTACCTACCGCAACCACCCAGACAGCGCCGATTTTCACGGCCCGGGACGGCGAGCGCCGGTACAAGGACATGATCGCGGCGGCGCAGGCCCAGATCCACGACGGCAACTCCTACGAGATCTGCCTGACCACCGCCCTCGAAGCACGGACCGCCACCCGGATGGACCCGTGGGCCACGTACCGCGCCCTGCGAAAGCGCAGTCCCGCCCCGTTTGCCGCGTTTCTTCGGCTCGGCACACTGAGCGTCGCCAGCACGTCCCCTGAACGTTTCCTGCGCATTGACTCGGATGGGCTGATGCGCGCCGAGCCCATCAAGGGCACCCGACGCCGTGCCGCCGACCCCGCCGTGGACACCGCCCTGAAACAGGATCTGGCGACCTCGCTGAAGGACCGGGCGGAGAACGTGATGATCGTGGACCTGCTGCGCAACGACCTCTCCCGCTTCGCCCTGCCCCACACGCTCACCGTGCCGCGGCTGTGCGCCATCGAAAGTTATGCCACGGTGCACCAGCTGGTCAGCACCATCGAGGCGCAGCTGGCCCCGGGCTCCTCGCGCGCGCAGGCCGTGGCCGCCGCGTTCCCCGCCGGGTCCATGACGGGTGCGCCGAAAATCAGCACCATGGCCATTCTCGACGGGCTCGAGGCTGGCCCGCGCGGCATTTATGCGGGGGCCATCGGCTACTTTTCGCTCAATGCGGCCACCGATTTGTCGGTCGTGATCCGTACATTGGTCCTGCAGGACGCGGACGACGGCGGCACGTACCTGTCGCTGGGAATCGGCGGCGCCATCACGGCCGACTCCGAGGACGAGGCGGAATGGCAGGAAATCCAGGCCAAGGCCTACGGCGTCCTCTCCACGCTGGGTGCAGATTTCCCCGTCTGA
- a CDS encoding low molecular weight protein-tyrosine-phosphatase: MTNPYRIVTVCTGNICRSPMAEFMLATAAADAALDIVVDSAGTSAWEIGNPIDPRAKEELARHGVTATGHTARTFNPSWFAERDLILALDTDHYEALRALAPSPEAAAKVRMLRSFDPAVAAENPENQGIYDPWYGDAKDFQASWDMIAGAIPGILAHATAAGRARG, from the coding sequence ATGACCAATCCCTACCGGATCGTTACCGTTTGCACCGGCAATATCTGCCGCTCCCCCATGGCCGAGTTCATGCTGGCCACCGCCGCTGCGGACGCGGCCCTGGATATCGTGGTGGACTCCGCCGGGACGAGCGCCTGGGAAATTGGCAACCCGATTGATCCCCGGGCCAAGGAGGAGCTGGCCCGCCACGGCGTCACCGCCACCGGCCACACGGCACGCACGTTCAACCCGTCCTGGTTTGCCGAACGTGACCTCATCTTGGCCCTCGACACCGACCACTACGAAGCCCTGCGCGCATTGGCCCCGTCCCCGGAGGCGGCCGCGAAGGTACGCATGCTGCGCTCCTTCGACCCCGCTGTGGCCGCAGAAAACCCCGAAAATCAGGGCATTTACGACCCCTGGTACGGCGACGCCAAGGACTTCCAGGCCAGCTGGGACATGATCGCCGGCGCCATTCCCGGCATCCTGGCGCACGCCACTGCAGCCGGCCGCGCCCGTGGCTGA
- a CDS encoding LysE family transporter → MQFSLWLALAGAGAMISLTPGAGAINTMSNALTSGFRRSLWGILGQQLALVIHVIIVAAGVGILVSSSPFLFLMIRYVGAAYLVYLGIMKLLAKAEKDDGGDSPAAVESGFSMFRRGLWVNLLNPKAIVFFLAFMPQFIRPAEPLLPQYVILTATVVVIDIIVMWFIFAAGAKQLKHLTTSERGQLILNRIFGALFIAVGVLLALV, encoded by the coding sequence GTGCAATTCTCCCTTTGGCTGGCCCTTGCCGGCGCCGGCGCCATGATCAGCCTGACGCCGGGCGCGGGCGCCATCAACACCATGTCCAACGCGCTAACCTCCGGCTTCCGCCGCTCACTCTGGGGCATCCTGGGGCAGCAGCTGGCGCTGGTCATCCATGTGATCATCGTTGCGGCCGGCGTGGGCATCCTCGTCTCCAGTTCCCCGTTCCTATTCCTGATGATCCGCTACGTGGGTGCCGCCTACCTCGTGTACCTGGGCATCATGAAGCTGTTGGCCAAGGCGGAGAAGGACGACGGCGGGGACTCGCCTGCCGCTGTCGAGTCCGGCTTCTCGATGTTCCGCCGCGGCCTGTGGGTGAACCTCTTGAATCCCAAGGCGATTGTGTTCTTTTTGGCGTTCATGCCCCAGTTCATCCGGCCTGCCGAACCGCTCCTGCCGCAGTACGTGATCCTGACGGCAACCGTGGTGGTTATCGACATCATCGTCATGTGGTTCATCTTTGCTGCCGGCGCCAAGCAGCTCAAACACCTGACCACCAGCGAACGCGGACAGCTGATCCTGAACCGGATCTTCGGTGCCCTGTTTATCGCCGTGGGTGTCCTGCTGGCGCTGGTTTAG
- a CDS encoding multicopper oxidase family protein produces MSAPTQRFGLNRRHFLQLSTLGLGIGAMATLAGCAGSDGREPLDTVGQVDFRNPLHVPPLAPAVEKDGQRVFDLVTEAGQTEIVSGGKADTWGVNGAFLGPTLRVRRGEEIRINVSNALDEPTTLHWHGMRLPAAADGGPHQMVEPGATWSPSWTIDQPAATLWYHPHPHGQTERHVYKGLGGMFLIDDDEETALNLPRDYGVDDIPLIVQDKTFSGNGQLVETGRIGVGMLGGTVLVNGTAAPVLDVVAEHTRLRLLNASSARSYNFGFSDDRTFTMIASDGGLLTAPAPLSRIMLTPGERAEIIVTAVPGETVTLRSYSQDLGVSNARAAESGSLDTLDIIELQAASVLMPAAPIPAKLGSAAYPDPALAGDMQMFQLGDNVINSKHMDMDRIDLEVKAGSTQAWAVFNAHNQPHNFHIHDVQFQILTVDNKPPPPELAGWKDTVYVPPGVTVRLLMQFGKLADPVVPYMYHCHLLWHEDMGMMGQFLVVDA; encoded by the coding sequence ATGAGCGCACCAACCCAACGATTCGGCCTCAATCGCCGCCATTTTCTCCAGCTGTCCACTTTGGGCCTTGGCATCGGTGCCATGGCCACACTGGCAGGGTGCGCCGGCTCGGACGGGAGGGAGCCCCTGGACACCGTGGGGCAGGTTGATTTCCGCAACCCACTGCACGTCCCGCCGCTGGCTCCCGCCGTTGAAAAGGACGGCCAGCGCGTCTTTGACCTCGTAACCGAGGCTGGTCAAACGGAGATTGTCTCCGGCGGGAAAGCCGACACCTGGGGCGTCAACGGGGCGTTCCTGGGGCCCACGCTGCGGGTGCGCCGGGGCGAGGAAATTCGCATCAACGTGAGCAACGCACTCGACGAGCCCACCACCCTGCACTGGCACGGCATGCGGCTGCCCGCGGCGGCGGACGGTGGTCCCCACCAAATGGTTGAACCCGGTGCGACCTGGTCCCCCTCATGGACCATCGACCAGCCCGCGGCGACCCTCTGGTACCACCCGCATCCGCACGGACAGACGGAACGGCACGTCTACAAAGGGCTCGGCGGGATGTTCCTCATCGACGACGATGAAGAGACCGCCCTGAACCTGCCCCGGGATTACGGTGTGGACGACATTCCGCTCATTGTCCAGGACAAGACGTTCTCCGGGAACGGACAGCTCGTTGAGACTGGGCGGATTGGCGTCGGCATGCTGGGCGGCACGGTGCTGGTCAACGGCACGGCAGCCCCCGTGCTGGACGTGGTCGCCGAGCACACGCGGCTGCGCCTGCTGAATGCGTCGAGCGCCCGCAGCTACAACTTTGGCTTCTCCGACGACCGCACCTTCACCATGATCGCCAGCGACGGCGGCCTCCTCACGGCGCCCGCGCCGTTGAGCCGGATCATGCTCACACCGGGCGAACGCGCCGAAATTATCGTCACGGCGGTCCCCGGCGAAACCGTGACGCTGCGTTCTTACTCGCAGGACCTTGGCGTTTCCAACGCCCGGGCCGCCGAATCCGGCTCGCTCGACACCCTGGACATCATTGAGTTGCAGGCTGCATCCGTGCTGATGCCTGCCGCCCCGATCCCTGCGAAGCTTGGATCAGCGGCATATCCGGATCCCGCCCTGGCCGGGGACATGCAGATGTTCCAGCTCGGCGACAACGTCATCAACAGCAAACACATGGACATGGACCGGATCGACCTGGAGGTCAAGGCCGGGTCAACGCAGGCCTGGGCCGTGTTCAACGCCCACAACCAGCCGCACAACTTCCACATCCATGACGTCCAGTTTCAAATTCTCACGGTGGATAACAAGCCGCCCCCGCCGGAACTCGCCGGTTGGAAGGACACCGTCTACGTGCCACCGGGCGTGACCGTCCGGCTGCTCATGCAGTTCGGGAAACTCGCCGACCCCGTGGTCCCCTACATGTACCATTGCCATCTGCTGTGGCACGAGGACATGGGCATGATGGGCCAGTTCCTGGTGGTGGACGCCTGA
- a CDS encoding TMEM175 family protein: MEKNRLEALSDGVLAIIITIMVLEFRTPETADWAGLASIYPSLLSYLLSFIYVGIYWNNHHHMIKLANDVTGGILWANLHLLFWLSLVPFMTRWMDESGFATVPVFIYGVNLLLAAIAYAILQSLFIRQQGPDGPLNAALGRNIKARISPVIYVAGCALTFASPAFGLAAYAIVAGIWLVPDRGMERALRNDGAAKKAR, translated from the coding sequence ATGGAAAAGAACAGGCTCGAGGCACTCAGTGACGGTGTGCTGGCCATCATCATCACCATCATGGTGCTGGAATTCAGGACTCCGGAGACGGCGGACTGGGCAGGCCTGGCGAGCATCTACCCGTCGCTGCTGAGCTATCTGCTGAGCTTCATTTACGTCGGAATCTACTGGAACAACCACCATCACATGATCAAGCTGGCCAATGATGTCACCGGCGGAATCCTGTGGGCCAACCTGCATCTGCTGTTCTGGCTGTCGCTGGTGCCGTTCATGACTCGCTGGATGGACGAATCCGGCTTCGCCACCGTCCCGGTTTTCATTTACGGTGTGAACTTGCTGCTGGCTGCGATCGCTTATGCCATCCTGCAGTCCCTGTTTATCCGGCAGCAGGGTCCCGACGGGCCGCTGAACGCCGCGCTTGGCAGGAACATCAAGGCCCGCATCTCCCCTGTCATTTACGTGGCCGGCTGCGCACTGACCTTTGCATCCCCCGCATTTGGGCTGGCGGCCTATGCGATCGTCGCCGGCATTTGGCTGGTCCCGGACCGCGGGATGGAGCGGGCCCTGCGCAATGACGGTGCCGCAAAGAAGGCCCGCTGA